DNA sequence from the Nodosilinea sp. FACHB-141 genome:
GCGGGGCAGATTGCTAAAGGCCGCATTACCTTCGCCATTGGCGGTGATCATGTCTTGAACTTTGCGCACCAGCCCCTGGGTGTCTATCAGCTCGTCGGCGTCAAGGCCCGCTACGGGCGACCCGGTGATGTTGCGCACGTTGTCCATGCCCGACTGAATAGAGGTCAGACCTGCCGCGTGCATGCGCCGAAAAATATCGGGAATGTCTTCGAGTAAAATGCCGCGCAGCTGAAGATTTTGTCGGGTGGTAATGTCGGCACTGCCATCTTCGCCGTAGCGCTGGATGATCTCTGCCAGGGTGCGGGCCTTGTAGCCGTTGAGCAACCCGTTGGGCAGCCGCAGCCGCAGCATAAACTTGCCGGGCGTCACCGGGCGAAAGAAGATGCCCAGCCATTTGAGCCGATGGGTGAGGTCGGTGTCGTCTACGGCTTCCCACCCTAGCTGAGCAAACTGCTCCAGCTCATGCTTGACTAGCAGACCGTCTTTGTCGGCCTTAAACTGTTCAAACTTGTTGAGTTTGGCGGTGGCCGCTGTGCTGGCCGTGTTTATAGAAGTGGTCACTGGTACACCGTTGTAGCAAGACGTTTACCGACGCATCCCTAACTGGTGAAAGTCTCCCAGTCTCCCCTAGACGCTACTGCCTCAATCGCTACAGAACGATCGAGATCAGCCTAGGGTTAGGTGTGGCTAGCCTAGAACCGCTCTAGGGAGGCTTTTGTATAGACTCATACGTTTTTTGAAGCACCATGCAGGCTCCGCAAGAGGCGGCTGCGCGAACTGCATAGTCAAACCTCGGGAAACCCAGGTTTAGGTCCTATGGTGTAGAAGGCCGGTTCCCGCCGATGCCAGTTCCAGAGCTAACCCAGAGCCAACTAGGAGCGCCCTGTGTCCTCTTTTGATCAGTTTGCGGTTTCATCATCTCCATCGGAGGCGGCCCGAACTACGGTAGCAAAGTTGGGCGCCGGAGACTTCCACGATCGCTGGGAGCAGTCGCGCCAGGTCGCCGATCTGGGCGATGCGGCCTTAGACGATCTGCTGGCTATGCTTCAAGACAGTGAGTGCGATTGGGAAGCCCGCTGGTTTGCAGCCCGCGCTTTGGGAGAGTTCGATCGCCCCGAGGTAATTGCCGCCCTGGTCAACACCTTTGCCACTACGACCGATGAAGACCTGCGCCAGGCGATGGCAGCGGCCCTAACTCAGATTGGCCCTGGGGCGATCGCCGCCTTAGGTGAGCAACTCGCTCAACCCGAGCTACGACCTGCGGCGGTGCAGGCCCTAGCCCGCATTCACCATCCCGCCACGATTCCTTGGCTAAAGCTGGCGATGGCTGATGCGCGATCGCCCGTGCGAGCTACTGCTCTCGATGCTCTCAGCGCCTTTGCCGACCTCACTCTGCTGCCCATAGTGCAGCAAGGCCTAGCAGATCCGGCGGCAGCGGTGCGGGCGGCGGCGATACGGGGGCTGCTGGGACTGCGATTGGGCCTGCCTGCTCAACAGCTAATCGACGCTCTCACGCCGCTGCTCGGAGACGCAGATGAACGGGTTGCCCAGCAGGCCGCCTATGCTCTAGGGCGGTTGTCAAGTGCGGCGGCGGCAGCGCCTCTGCTACAGCTACTGCAAGCCCCCGGCACCCCTGAAGCCCTACAGATTTTTGCTGTGCAGGCCCTGAGCTGGCAGAATACCGCCACGGCTTTAGAAGGCCTGATCCAAGCCTGGGACTGGTTGGAGCTTCCCGCTCGGTTGGCCCTGGTGCAGGGGCTAGCTGCTGTGGCCTCCGACCAGCGGTCGCGGGCCACAGCAGCCCTGGCGAACTGGCTACAGCTGTTGCCGCCTACCGCTGAAAACAGCACCCTGCGTCGCCACCTGGTGCTGGCCCTAGGGCAGGTCGGCGACTCCGTGCTGGAGTCAGAGCTGCGATCGCTGCTGCACGACCCAGACCCTGGGGTGCAGCTCCACGCTGAGGCGGCCCTGCGTCAGCTCCAGACCCAATCTGTCTAATCGCTTTTAGCCTGCTGCTGGGGAAGACTTAAGGACGAAGCACTGGCCAGGCAATGGCTAGAGTAAACTGGCCTGGCTTGCGGCTCGCCGCTTTTCGCCAAGAACCACGGCGGCCTAAACCGGGTATCGCTACTTTTGATACCAAGTGCGGGAGTGCGATCTGCTAATCAAGACAAGGGCGGTCCAACGAAACCCCGTTGGGCCGTTTTGCTAGCAGCCGTGTGGATACCTGTCAAAAATGCGCATAGAACAGCTCCAGGCGTTTCTATCGGTGGCTGAAACCGGCAGCTTTCAGTCGGCGGCGCAGCAGTGCGCGGTGACGCAGTCCACCGTCAGTCGCCAGGTGCAGGCCCTGGAGGCCGAGCTCGATGCGCCGTTGTTTCACCGGGGCGCCCAGGCCAAACTCACGGTGGCCGGAGAGCGTCTGCTGCCCAAGGCCCGACGCATCTACCAAGACTGGATGCAGGTTTCTAAAGATATCGCCGATCTGATGGCCGGTAAGCAGCCCGAACTCTGCGTGGCGGCGATTCAGTCGGTGTGCGCCACGGTGCTGCCACCGGTGCTCCAGCAGTTTTGCTCAGAGTATCCCCAGGTGCAGCTGCGGGTGACGGCTCTGGGCAGCGATCGCTCCCTCAAGGTGCTGCGCGACGGCCTGGTTGATTTGGCCATCGTGATGGATAACCCCCGCCTTACCACTCAGCCCGAAATGGTTGTCACGCCGCTCTTTGAGGAGTCAGTTGAGGTGCTGATGGCAGGCCACCACGACCTGGCTCGCCAGCCAGTCATTTCCTGGGAGATGCTGGCCCGGTTTCCGCAGATTGTCTTTAAAGATGGCTACGGCATGGCGCGGCTGGTGCAGCAGCAGTTTCAAGACCGGGGCGAAGAGTTTAACCCAGCGATGGAGCTTAATACCCTCGACGCCTTTCGGGCGGTGATTCGCCAGGGTAATTTTGTCGCGCTGCTGCCCCAGTCGGCTCTAGCCGACTGCCACGATGACCCCACCCTAGCGGTGCGCCCCACCGAAGCGCCGGTGCTGACCCGCTCAGTGGTGCTAGTGACTACCCGCGATCGCCTAGTGATTCCCCCGATCCAGCGGTTTCACGACCTGGTGCAGAGCCTGGCCACCCCCATTCGCCCTAGACCCGCAGCGGTGTCTTACAGTTAGGTAATCATCCTTTACGAACCCCTTGTTCCCAGGGTCAGCAGTCTCTATGAGCCATGAGTTTCGGGATTTGCTCAAGCAAGTTGGCAGCGGCAGCCACACCTCCAAGGCGCTGACCCGCGCCGAAGCCGCTGCCGCCACCCGCATGATGCTGACCCAAACCGCTACCCCAGCCCAGATCGGTGCATTTATGATTGCCCACCGCATCAAGCGCCCCACTGTTGATGAGCTGGCGGGCACCCTGGATGCCTACGAAGCGCTGGGGCCTACCCTGCCCGCGATCGCCCCCGACAGCGCCTACAGCCGCCACGCTCTGGTGCTGAGCTGCCCCTACGACGGGCGATCGCGCACTGCCCCTGTCACCCCGATCACGGCGCTGGTAGTAGCGGCAGCCGGGGTACCGGTGGTGATGCACGGGGGCGATCGCATGCCCACTAAAGAAGGCATTCCACTGATTGAATTGTGGCAACAGTTGGGCGTTGACCTGTGCCCCCACAGCCTAGAGCAGGCCCACACCCTACTCAACCGCACCGGCCTGGGTTTTGTCTACCTGCCCCAGCACTTTCCGCTGGCCCATGGGCTGGTGCTCTACCGCGAGCAGATCGGCAAACGCCCCCCCTTTGCCACAGTAGAGCTGCTGTGGTCGCCCTACGCTGGCCCACACACCCTGGCGATGGGCTTCGTGCACCCGCCCACTGAGGAGTTTGCCAAGGGCACCTTTGCCCTGCGCGGCCAAACCGACTGGATTACCGTTAAGGGGCTAGAGGGTAGCTGCGACTTGGCGCGGGGCAGAACGGCGATCGTTGGGGTCAACCACCCTGGCCAGACCGATCGCCTGCTGCTGCACCCCCGCGACTATGGTCTAGAGGGCGACGATGTGGAGCTGGGCGATGAGCTGACGCTGGGCGATCGCCTGCTAGACGTTCTGGCGGGCGGTACCACAGAACTTGCCAAGACTGCTCTGTGGAATGCCGGGTTTTACCTGTGGCAGGGCGGCGTGGCCGATTCTCTCGCAGGGGGCTTGGCCGAGGCCCAAACGCTACTGGCTACCGGTAAAGCACTGGCTAAACTAGAGGAATTCCGCCAGCAATCTGCCGATTTGACCCAGCCTCTCATCTACAGCCACAGTTAAATTACCGCAGAGTGAACCAATACTGTCTGTTGGCGTTTTCGACATTAATTAAAGATCAAGCCGGCATTTGCCGCCATAAATCAAGGGAAAACTCAGTTGACAGGAGTATTCTTGATCAAGTAGCGGAAAAGTCTCTGATAGAAACAAAATTCCGCTGCTTATCAAAGAATCGTGAAGGTTGCATAGGATTTCTATAAAGTGCCTCTGGCCCTGCAACACCTGGGTTTTGGGCGCGTCATGGAAGTTCAGCAATGAGGAGCATTGCGATTTCGATCGATGAGATGGGCAGACTGCGGATGTTGCACATGTACATGGTGCTACAAGAGTGTCTGTCTACCGCATCACTATTACACTCCAAAGACTCTACGGGGAATGAACGAGAATGACTCAAACTAACTGGGCTAAGCTACTGCGGGTAGCACCGCTTTCGGCGCTTTTGGCTACCTTGACCGTCGGCAGTGCGGCAGCGATCGCCCTAGCCGCCGAAGGGCCTATTCAAAATTTCAACTGGCTCAAAGATGAAGCCCTGCTCGACCAGGCTCTCGATGCAGCCCACACCAAAGACGATGACGACGACGATGATGACGATGACGGTGATGACGTCGAATCGGGCGAAGTCATCTACCAGCAGCAGCGCACCACGACCACGACGACCACCACCGTCAACCAGGTCAGCTTTAGCGATATTTCCACCAACTACTGGGCCAGCAACTTTGTCTATCGCCTCTCGGCCATCAAAGTCGTCAGCGGATTTCCCAGCGGAAATTTTCTGCCGAGCAACAATCTCACCAAAGCCCAGTATGCGGCGATGATTGCTCAGGCCTTTGATATGCCTGCTTCGCGTCAAACTGTCACCCTGCGCAACGTCAACCGCAGCTACTGGGCCTACAGCGCCATCCAAAAAGCCTACTCCATGGGCTTTTTAGAGGTCTCCAATGGGACGTTTGACACCAACGGCACCATGACCCGTCTCGACATGTTGGTGATGCTGGCCCGAGGGCTTAACATTACCCAAGTCACCTCTGGGCAGTCGGTCGATAGCCTGTTGAGCATCTTCAGCGATGCCAACCAGATCCCTAGCGAGTATCGCGTCATTATCGCGGCTCTGGTAGAGCGCGGCATTTTGGTGAACTATCCCACCATCACCCAGCTAAACCTGTTTGGGGTGGTTTCTCGCGCTGAAGCCTGTAGCTTTGTCTATCAGGCCCTGGCCTACATGGGCAAGGTCGAAACCGTTGAGTCGGCCTACATCGTCAACAGCAGCAACTTTTCCAATCTGACTGAAACCATCACCAACACCACCGAAACCACTACCGAAACCACCGAGACTACCACCGAAACTGGTGAGGTGGATATGGGTGATGACGACGACGATGATGATGACGACGATGATGATGATCGCAGACAGAACTGCAACCAGGGCATCGGCAATGGTGCAGAGGGCTGTGACCCCGGCAACTCTCGCCCCCACGGCGGCAGCAATGACGAGGGTGGTCGCACCCCCGGCAACCGCTAGTCTACGTTCTCTGTCCTTATAAGTGTTACAAGACGCCCTGCGGGGCGTCTTTTTTTTGCGTTTAAGAATCAGGGGTGGGGGTATCAATGCCAAAGGCTTGGGCAGGGGGCAGCTGTAGCAGACTGAGCAAGCCATCTAGCATGTACTGCACAGCCAAGGCTGCCAGCAGCACCCCCAGCACTCGGGTCACAACGTTAATGCCAATTTGGCCCAGCACCTTGGCCAGCGGCCGCGACAGCAGCAAAAACAGATAACACAGCAGCAACACCACCGCCGCTGCCGCTAACACCACACTCAGGCCCAGGTAATAGTTAGTTGACTCCCGCGACAGCACCAATATGCTGGCTAAGCTGCCCGGTCCGGCAATCAACGGAATTGCCAACGGAAACACGCTGACATCCTGCTTGGTACCCGCTTCCTGTGCTTCGGCTTCGGTTTCGCGCTCCTGGTGCACAAAGATCATGTCGAGGGCGATCTTAAACAACAAAAACCCCGCCGCAATTTGAAAGGCTTGCAGGCTGATGCCCAGGTTGTGCAGCACGTAGGCCCCCGTCAACCCAAAGGCTAAAAGAATGCCTGCCGACACCGCCACTGCTCGGGTGGCGATCTGGGTTTGCTCGGTCTCGGTGCGATCGCTCACCAAAGCCAGGTACAAGGGCGCTAGCCCCACCGGGTCGATCACCACAAACAGAGTTAGAAAGGCTTTGGCAAACAGCGGCAAAATGATCGGCATGGGGAGCGCTCAGAAGACTGCCTCAAATCTACCGCTGTTCGGGGTAAACGGTCGCTCTCCCTTGTGTTAGATCAAGGGTATAGATCACCGGTCCAAACAGGTTTGAGCTATTGCAGTCAAGACCCAGCGATTTCCCCAAGGGGTTAACTAGCTACCAGATCAAGGTTCTAGCAGCGGTAACCATGCTGGTGGATCACATCGGCGTGGTGTTTTTTCCTGAGGCGATCGCATTTCGAATTATTGGGCGGATCAGCTTTCCGCTGTTTATCTGGCTGCTGGTACAGGGTGAGGCCCACACCAAGCATGTGGGGCGCTACGGTCTGCGGTTGGCGTTGCTAGGCGTGGTGTCTCAGCCTATCTACCAAGTCACCTTTGATGAGGCCCGGCCCAATATTCTGTTTGAGCTGCTTTTGGGGCTGATCTGTCTGCGGTTAGCTCGGGGGTTTCCCAAACTTCAGCTGCCCATCTGGATTGGGGGGGCGGGTTTGAGTGAACTGCTGGCTATGGGTTATAGCAGCTACGGCATTGGGCTAATTGCCCTCACCCGCTACTACCGCCCCACGGTGCTGTGGTGGTTGGCTTGGATTGGTTTTCATCTGCTTTGGGCCTGGATAGAAGGGCCGTTTCAACTGCCGGCGATCGCAGTCCCCCTAATCTTCTGGCTGGCCAATGGGGAGCGAGGACCCAAGGCGCGATGGTTCTACGCCTTCTATCCTGGCCATTTAGCTCTACTGTGGCTCATTCAGCAGAGTTTGCACTAACGGCAGGGGACAACCTCTTACGCTCTGAGGGCCAGGGGAATTCACGTCTGCGGCACCGCCTAGCAATAACCCCCACCATCAGCAGTTGCTTTGCCGCCCGGCAGGGGTACTGATTCAGGATAGAGGCGGTTTAAGCCGGGTTCTACAAAAAGTGGTCGATCGCTACTGCTGAAACGGCCGCAAATACGGTGATTCCTAGGCCCACAAACGGATTTTGCCCCTGGGCAACCGCAAAGCTAGTAATCACGCCAGCCCCTAGAGCCGCGATCGCAACGGAGCCAATCCAGTCTTTTTGTAGGTTATGCATGGGTTCTCAAAAGTGGG
Encoded proteins:
- a CDS encoding HEAT repeat domain-containing protein; protein product: MSSFDQFAVSSSPSEAARTTVAKLGAGDFHDRWEQSRQVADLGDAALDDLLAMLQDSECDWEARWFAARALGEFDRPEVIAALVNTFATTTDEDLRQAMAAALTQIGPGAIAALGEQLAQPELRPAAVQALARIHHPATIPWLKLAMADARSPVRATALDALSAFADLTLLPIVQQGLADPAAAVRAAAIRGLLGLRLGLPAQQLIDALTPLLGDADERVAQQAAYALGRLSSAAAAAPLLQLLQAPGTPEALQIFAVQALSWQNTATALEGLIQAWDWLELPARLALVQGLAAVASDQRSRATAALANWLQLLPPTAENSTLRRHLVLALGQVGDSVLESELRSLLHDPDPGVQLHAEAALRQLQTQSV
- a CDS encoding TraX family protein, with the protein product MQSRPSDFPKGLTSYQIKVLAAVTMLVDHIGVVFFPEAIAFRIIGRISFPLFIWLLVQGEAHTKHVGRYGLRLALLGVVSQPIYQVTFDEARPNILFELLLGLICLRLARGFPKLQLPIWIGGAGLSELLAMGYSSYGIGLIALTRYYRPTVLWWLAWIGFHLLWAWIEGPFQLPAIAVPLIFWLANGERGPKARWFYAFYPGHLALLWLIQQSLH
- a CDS encoding MarC family protein codes for the protein MLPLFAKAFLTLFVVIDPVGLAPLYLALVSDRTETEQTQIATRAVAVSAGILLAFGLTGAYVLHNLGISLQAFQIAAGFLLFKIALDMIFVHQERETEAEAQEAGTKQDVSVFPLAIPLIAGPGSLASILVLSRESTNYYLGLSVVLAAAAVVLLLCYLFLLLSRPLAKVLGQIGINVVTRVLGVLLAALAVQYMLDGLLSLLQLPPAQAFGIDTPTPDS
- a CDS encoding S-layer homology domain-containing protein, whose product is MTQTNWAKLLRVAPLSALLATLTVGSAAAIALAAEGPIQNFNWLKDEALLDQALDAAHTKDDDDDDDDDDGDDVESGEVIYQQQRTTTTTTTTVNQVSFSDISTNYWASNFVYRLSAIKVVSGFPSGNFLPSNNLTKAQYAAMIAQAFDMPASRQTVTLRNVNRSYWAYSAIQKAYSMGFLEVSNGTFDTNGTMTRLDMLVMLARGLNITQVTSGQSVDSLLSIFSDANQIPSEYRVIIAALVERGILVNYPTITQLNLFGVVSRAEACSFVYQALAYMGKVETVESAYIVNSSNFSNLTETITNTTETTTETTETTTETGEVDMGDDDDDDDDDDDDDRRQNCNQGIGNGAEGCDPGNSRPHGGSNDEGGRTPGNR
- a CDS encoding LysR family transcriptional regulator, whose amino-acid sequence is MRIEQLQAFLSVAETGSFQSAAQQCAVTQSTVSRQVQALEAELDAPLFHRGAQAKLTVAGERLLPKARRIYQDWMQVSKDIADLMAGKQPELCVAAIQSVCATVLPPVLQQFCSEYPQVQLRVTALGSDRSLKVLRDGLVDLAIVMDNPRLTTQPEMVVTPLFEESVEVLMAGHHDLARQPVISWEMLARFPQIVFKDGYGMARLVQQQFQDRGEEFNPAMELNTLDAFRAVIRQGNFVALLPQSALADCHDDPTLAVRPTEAPVLTRSVVLVTTRDRLVIPPIQRFHDLVQSLATPIRPRPAAVSYS
- a CDS encoding anthranilate phosphoribosyltransferase family protein, producing the protein MSHEFRDLLKQVGSGSHTSKALTRAEAAAATRMMLTQTATPAQIGAFMIAHRIKRPTVDELAGTLDAYEALGPTLPAIAPDSAYSRHALVLSCPYDGRSRTAPVTPITALVVAAAGVPVVMHGGDRMPTKEGIPLIELWQQLGVDLCPHSLEQAHTLLNRTGLGFVYLPQHFPLAHGLVLYREQIGKRPPFATVELLWSPYAGPHTLAMGFVHPPTEEFAKGTFALRGQTDWITVKGLEGSCDLARGRTAIVGVNHPGQTDRLLLHPRDYGLEGDDVELGDELTLGDRLLDVLAGGTTELAKTALWNAGFYLWQGGVADSLAGGLAEAQTLLATGKALAKLEEFRQQSADLTQPLIYSHS